A stretch of the Acidilobus sp. 7A genome encodes the following:
- a CDS encoding ABC transporter permease, whose translation MAEETTYKFYLKYLFRSKSALAAIVVILFFVGLAVYVSTWPKSVSTNYLYNTQYYENTYPEDAAPSWMAALEPSQYSPSLYLNPKEVKLYGSVSSSNIYEYELTFSFDWSSEKVPTDVVFVFSANTTMQTIQVLWKKPSGSQITFSQTPSVSKYSFDLSYVTSALLSYILQKTGQVPTLQTTSVLATALFSNFSEKSAGPAEKGTYTVTVLIGTSGPAKFYAAQVRVLGNAYGLMGTDSYGRPILQGILLGLPNALEIGVVTSLLGVLIGVFIGGFAGFLGGKADAGLNWFSTVILALPVLPFLVTLGIMLKSSLTIMSEVLLITFLSWPGYAIIARSSAQSIRTNTFVEADRLMGIPSYRTFFTHFLPRLVPFIVAYTVLGIPGAILLVQTLAFIGVAPANIVTWGGILDAAYDYNAALNGWWWWLLFPGLMIVFVSIPFVVVGFVIERASFGGR comes from the coding sequence ATGGCTGAGGAGACCACATACAAGTTCTACCTGAAGTACCTCTTCAGGAGCAAGAGCGCCCTGGCGGCTATCGTAGTCATACTGTTCTTTGTTGGGCTTGCAGTCTACGTGAGCACCTGGCCCAAGAGCGTGTCGACAAACTACCTTTACAACACGCAGTACTACGAGAACACCTATCCGGAGGACGCGGCCCCCTCATGGATGGCCGCGCTGGAGCCCTCCCAGTACTCTCCGTCGCTTTACTTAAACCCTAAGGAGGTTAAGTTGTACGGGAGCGTCAGCAGTTCCAACATATATGAGTACGAGCTCACGTTCAGCTTTGACTGGAGCTCTGAGAAGGTCCCGACGGACGTGGTCTTCGTGTTCTCAGCAAACACCACCATGCAGACAATACAGGTCCTATGGAAGAAGCCCTCAGGCTCGCAGATAACGTTTTCGCAGACCCCGTCCGTGTCAAAATACTCGTTTGACCTAAGCTACGTCACCAGCGCCCTGTTATCCTATATACTTCAGAAGACGGGCCAGGTACCAACGTTGCAGACAACGTCAGTGTTGGCAACAGCCCTCTTCAGCAACTTCTCGGAGAAGTCGGCAGGGCCCGCCGAGAAGGGGACCTACACGGTCACAGTTCTCATCGGGACCTCAGGCCCTGCAAAGTTCTATGCAGCCCAGGTCAGGGTCCTGGGCAACGCCTACGGCCTAATGGGTACCGACAGCTACGGCAGGCCCATACTCCAGGGCATACTGCTTGGGCTCCCCAACGCCCTTGAGATAGGGGTCGTCACGTCGCTTCTGGGGGTCCTAATAGGGGTCTTCATTGGCGGCTTCGCGGGCTTCCTAGGCGGCAAGGCTGACGCCGGGCTAAACTGGTTCAGCACCGTGATCTTGGCGCTGCCCGTGCTCCCGTTCCTGGTCACGCTGGGCATCATGCTCAAGTCCAGCCTGACAATAATGTCTGAGGTCCTGTTGATAACCTTCCTCAGCTGGCCCGGCTACGCGATAATAGCCAGGAGCTCGGCCCAGAGCATAAGGACTAACACCTTCGTTGAGGCAGACAGGCTGATGGGGATACCGTCCTACAGGACCTTCTTCACGCACTTCCTTCCAAGGCTGGTGCCCTTCATAGTGGCCTACACAGTGCTTGGCATACCGGGCGCCATACTTCTCGTCCAGACCTTGGCCTTCATAGGTGTGGCGCCTGCCAACATAGTGACGTGGGGAGGGATACTTGACGCTGCCTACGACTACAACGCGGCGCTGAACGGCTGGTGGTGGTGGCTGCTGTTCCCGGGCCTGATGATAGTCTTCGTCAGCATACCGTTCGTGGTGGTGGGCTTCGTCATAGAAAGGGCCTCCTTCGGAGGCAGGTAA
- a CDS encoding S9 family peptidase produces the protein MSGTSPEDLARLVLVSNPSASPDGSRALFVVSRPNLDQNRYDSSIWLYDGRSYYPLTSGPGDTCPVWSPDGSTMAFVRAVRQEGQPPQTSIMVMRPGYEPYALFTWPFGASAVSWSPTGGSIAFLARRPLAEGEWKDYSKREALVVERLPPFFNGEGYIFDRPRNIYLVDSRGGTPRRLTSHALDVSDFSWSPDGRGIAYVKQMDELKAQYDELRLVNVETGEDVQLLSKVSIASVAWSPDGRMVALLMHRFERGLSSHYRLYLYDVKTGELTKVETGLDRNLLNGVNSEARGPSCSKPLQLSGSWAYFQVSDAGRAWLYRASADGKVEPMLRPEDAVVDEFSVAGDSVYFTQMNESEPSELYVLRGQSGRKITDFNSGLLRQLSLTRAVKAKAKAKDGAELDFWVLMPKEVKGRAPWVLYIHGGPKTSYGYGFMVAFHVLASAGIAVVYGNPRGSDGYSEDFADIRGRWGAVDYEDLMTIADEAARQFPQLDPGRAGVAGGSYGGFMTNWVITHTSRFKAAMTERSCVEFYSDWGTSDIGWYFDEDQLMAQPPWKSADQYLKASPLTYIEGATTPTLIMHALEDYRCPVSQALQLFTALKYLGVEVKLALFPGENHDLTRSGRPKVRVEYLKLMLDWFKSHLGEGR, from the coding sequence TTGTCAGGCACGTCGCCTGAGGACCTGGCACGACTCGTCCTCGTCTCGAACCCCTCAGCCTCGCCTGACGGCTCAAGGGCCCTCTTCGTGGTGAGCAGGCCGAACCTTGATCAGAACAGGTACGACAGCTCCATATGGCTCTACGATGGCAGGTCGTACTACCCGCTCACCTCAGGGCCCGGGGACACCTGCCCGGTGTGGTCGCCCGACGGCTCTACGATGGCCTTCGTAAGGGCGGTGAGGCAGGAGGGGCAGCCGCCCCAGACGTCAATAATGGTGATGAGGCCCGGCTACGAGCCCTACGCCCTCTTCACCTGGCCCTTTGGGGCCTCAGCGGTGTCCTGGTCCCCAACGGGGGGATCCATAGCCTTCCTTGCTAGGAGGCCGCTGGCCGAGGGCGAGTGGAAGGACTACTCAAAGAGGGAGGCGCTCGTAGTTGAGAGGTTGCCCCCGTTCTTCAACGGCGAGGGCTACATATTCGACAGGCCACGCAACATATACTTAGTGGACTCAAGGGGAGGCACCCCCAGGAGGCTGACGTCGCACGCCCTTGACGTGAGCGACTTCTCCTGGTCGCCAGACGGCAGGGGCATAGCTTACGTCAAACAGATGGACGAGCTCAAGGCTCAGTACGACGAGCTCAGGCTCGTTAACGTTGAGACCGGGGAGGACGTGCAGCTGCTCTCGAAGGTCTCCATAGCCTCAGTGGCCTGGTCCCCCGACGGCAGGATGGTGGCGCTCCTCATGCACAGGTTCGAGAGGGGACTCTCAAGCCACTACAGGCTCTACCTCTACGACGTGAAAACCGGGGAGTTGACAAAGGTCGAGACAGGCCTTGACAGGAACCTGCTTAACGGCGTGAACAGCGAGGCCCGCGGGCCCTCGTGCTCAAAGCCCCTCCAGCTCTCAGGCAGCTGGGCCTACTTCCAGGTCAGCGACGCAGGCAGGGCGTGGCTCTACAGGGCCAGCGCTGATGGCAAGGTTGAGCCCATGCTCAGGCCTGAGGACGCAGTTGTCGACGAGTTCAGCGTCGCTGGCGACTCCGTCTACTTCACTCAGATGAACGAGTCGGAGCCCAGCGAGCTCTACGTCCTGAGGGGCCAGTCGGGCAGGAAGATTACGGACTTCAACTCAGGGCTGCTGAGGCAGCTCTCCCTGACCAGGGCGGTTAAGGCGAAGGCTAAGGCCAAGGACGGCGCGGAGCTTGACTTCTGGGTCCTAATGCCTAAGGAGGTCAAGGGGAGGGCGCCGTGGGTCCTCTACATACACGGCGGCCCTAAGACGAGCTACGGCTACGGCTTCATGGTGGCCTTCCACGTGCTGGCCTCAGCTGGCATAGCGGTGGTCTATGGCAACCCGAGGGGGAGCGACGGCTACAGCGAGGACTTCGCTGACATAAGGGGGAGGTGGGGCGCAGTTGACTACGAGGACCTAATGACGATAGCTGACGAGGCCGCCAGGCAGTTCCCGCAGCTTGACCCTGGCAGGGCCGGGGTGGCAGGGGGGAGCTACGGGGGCTTCATGACCAACTGGGTGATAACTCACACCTCAAGGTTCAAGGCAGCGATGACGGAGAGGAGCTGCGTCGAGTTCTACAGCGACTGGGGCACGAGCGACATAGGCTGGTACTTCGACGAGGACCAGCTCATGGCCCAGCCGCCGTGGAAGTCAGCCGACCAGTACCTGAAGGCGAGCCCCCTGACATACATAGAGGGGGCCACGACCCCGACGCTGATAATGCACGCCCTGGAGGACTACAGGTGCCCCGTGAGCCAGGCGCTCCAGCTGTTCACGGCCCTCAAGTACCTCGGCGTTGAGGTCAAGCTGGCCCTCTTCCCTGGCGAGAACCATGACCTGACCAGGAGCGGCAGGCCCAAGGTTAGGGTGGAGTACCTGAAGCTGATGCTTGACTGGTTCAAGTCCCACCTTGGTGAGGGCAGGTGA
- the cysC gene encoding adenylyl-sulfate kinase — protein sequence MSALRGLVVWLTGLPGSGKTTIATAAAERLRSMGYRAEVLDGDWFRAHIDPEAGYTREERIKHLARVAWVARLLARNGVVALCSFVSPYREAREEARKIVSEEADFLEVYVRCPLEECIRRDPKGLYRRALAGEIKNFTGVSDPYEEPLSPDLVLDTVKNSASENVEKLVNLITSRLRDSRGA from the coding sequence GTGTCAGCCCTGAGGGGCCTGGTGGTGTGGCTCACGGGCCTGCCCGGGAGCGGCAAGACAACTATAGCTACAGCAGCGGCCGAGAGGCTCAGGTCTATGGGCTACAGGGCCGAGGTGCTCGACGGCGACTGGTTCAGGGCTCACATAGACCCTGAGGCGGGGTACACGAGAGAGGAGAGAATCAAGCACCTGGCCAGGGTGGCCTGGGTAGCAAGGCTGCTCGCGAGGAACGGGGTCGTGGCGCTCTGTAGCTTCGTCTCCCCCTACAGGGAGGCCAGGGAGGAGGCGAGGAAAATAGTCTCTGAGGAGGCTGACTTCCTAGAGGTCTACGTCAGGTGCCCCCTGGAGGAGTGCATAAGGAGGGACCCGAAGGGGCTCTACAGGAGGGCGCTGGCCGGCGAGATAAAGAACTTCACAGGCGTGTCGGACCCCTACGAGGAGCCCCTGAGCCCCGACCTTGTGCTTGACACTGTTAAGAACAGCGCTAGCGAGAACGTTGAGAAGCTGGTTAATCTCATCACTTCAAGGCTCAGAGATAGCCGAGGCGCCTGA
- a CDS encoding ABC transporter permease: MAKSAVIYITVLFAAMLILYGFTYPAVQKLYKDYVQYAGLQLKTQLIRHHQGTLNMTQINLEVEKYEESLAAAYGLNQPFIVKLALQMKNLLMFHFGVTPPGVSYSGYTTSNNIAQIIAVALPRTILLFTTATVIVVIVGVILGVLAARYQGSAYDKAIPVIGVIHQSLPTWWIGFLLIAGLAYGMHWFPPGGIVSVGLTFSKEPLEYVASLLDHMVLPLLAFFIVNFGGFAYIVRSLALATTKEDFVLTAKARGLPENRIVFGHILKTASPSIATQAMLWLAFSFGGGLTTEIVFVWPGVGLLTYEAVMAEDEATVMAVTYVLTLVLVIALFLNEIIKGALDPRIRAGQG; encoded by the coding sequence TTGGCAAAGAGCGCAGTTATATACATTACTGTGCTCTTTGCAGCAATGCTTATACTTTACGGCTTCACCTACCCTGCGGTACAGAAGCTTTACAAGGACTACGTGCAGTACGCCGGCCTGCAGCTCAAGACTCAGCTTATAAGACACCACCAGGGGACCCTAAACATGACTCAGATAAACCTGGAGGTGGAGAAGTACGAGGAGTCGCTTGCGGCGGCCTACGGGCTTAACCAGCCCTTCATTGTAAAGCTGGCGCTTCAGATGAAGAACCTGCTGATGTTCCACTTCGGCGTGACCCCACCAGGCGTCAGCTACTCAGGCTATACGACTTCTAATAACATAGCTCAGATAATAGCTGTGGCGCTGCCAAGGACCATACTGCTGTTCACAACAGCCACAGTGATAGTAGTCATAGTTGGCGTCATACTGGGAGTGCTTGCAGCAAGGTATCAGGGCTCAGCGTATGACAAGGCTATACCGGTGATAGGCGTAATTCACCAGAGCCTGCCGACCTGGTGGATAGGATTCCTCCTCATAGCCGGGCTCGCCTACGGCATGCACTGGTTCCCGCCGGGCGGCATAGTGAGCGTGGGGCTTACCTTCTCCAAGGAGCCGCTGGAGTACGTGGCCAGCCTGCTGGACCACATGGTGCTGCCCCTGCTAGCGTTCTTCATAGTTAACTTCGGGGGCTTCGCCTACATAGTCAGGAGCCTGGCGCTGGCCACCACGAAGGAGGACTTCGTGCTCACAGCTAAGGCCAGGGGGCTGCCTGAGAACAGGATAGTGTTCGGCCACATACTTAAGACCGCCTCGCCGTCAATAGCCACACAGGCCATGCTCTGGCTGGCCTTCTCATTCGGCGGCGGCCTCACGACGGAGATAGTCTTCGTGTGGCCTGGCGTTGGCCTACTAACCTACGAGGCCGTCATGGCGGAGGACGAGGCGACCGTTATGGCCGTAACCTACGTGCTGACCTTGGTGCTGGTAATAGCGCTGTTCCTCAACGAGATAATAAAGGGAGCCCTGGACCCAAGGATTAGGGCTGGACAAGGGTGA
- a CDS encoding Gfo/Idh/MocA family oxidoreductase, with protein sequence MRIAVVGSRGFGTVHLAAMSRLRDEGLDIEYYTFSSSEQEARALAERFGAAGHFTNYDDVLSSGVDAVDLVVSHDAHMPMALKAFSAGKHVMLEKPIARSMEEAEAIVKAAEEHSLKFMVAENYHFNETFNELYRRLPSIGRVHTAIVRDIHFNQPRGWRKVREQMGGGAVIDGGIHMIHVMLNAMGDYSSVCSTVYRSGAVDMEGEDVGIAIFNFRSGAKGVYMYGWAFKDSPGVPIIEVYGDRGSIYEDPGSRLFMESRGFRYFARHGDLVVNGQRVEVPRKDMIAEEVRAFADYVDGRRRDNPMPTELELRDLRAVLDIYFASSKC encoded by the coding sequence TTGAGGATAGCGGTTGTGGGGAGCAGGGGCTTCGGCACAGTTCACCTGGCGGCTATGTCAAGGCTGAGGGATGAGGGCCTTGACATAGAGTACTACACCTTCAGCTCCTCAGAGCAGGAGGCCAGGGCCCTGGCTGAGAGGTTTGGGGCGGCGGGCCACTTCACAAACTACGACGACGTGCTCTCCTCGGGAGTGGACGCGGTTGACCTAGTGGTCAGCCACGACGCTCACATGCCCATGGCGTTAAAGGCCTTCAGCGCGGGGAAGCACGTGATGCTTGAGAAGCCCATAGCGAGGAGCATGGAGGAGGCGGAGGCCATAGTTAAGGCCGCCGAGGAGCACAGCCTCAAGTTCATGGTTGCCGAGAACTACCACTTCAACGAGACCTTCAACGAGCTCTACAGGCGCCTCCCGTCAATAGGCAGGGTCCACACGGCCATAGTCAGGGACATACACTTCAACCAGCCGAGGGGCTGGAGGAAGGTCAGGGAGCAGATGGGCGGCGGGGCCGTGATAGATGGGGGCATACACATGATTCACGTCATGCTTAACGCAATGGGCGACTACTCCTCCGTGTGCTCAACGGTATACCGCAGCGGGGCCGTTGACATGGAGGGTGAGGACGTCGGCATTGCAATATTTAACTTCAGGTCAGGCGCCAAGGGGGTCTACATGTACGGCTGGGCCTTCAAGGACTCCCCGGGGGTGCCGATAATAGAGGTCTACGGGGACAGGGGGTCAATCTACGAGGACCCGGGCTCTAGGCTTTTCATGGAGTCCAGGGGCTTTAGGTACTTCGCAAGGCACGGGGACCTGGTGGTGAACGGGCAGAGGGTGGAGGTTCCGAGGAAAGACATGATAGCAGAGGAGGTTAGGGCCTTCGCTGACTACGTCGACGGCAGGAGGAGGGACAACCCCATGCCGACAGAGCTTGAGCTCAGGGACCTGAGGGCCGTTCTTGACATATACTTCGCATCGTCAAAGTGCTAG
- a CDS encoding CopG family transcriptional regulator, with protein sequence MSGERAQVSVPKDLYEKAKKYVEEQGTFSSVDELVEFLLRQLLEEQGGTSMSKEDEEAVKDRLRRLGYL encoded by the coding sequence GTGTCAGGCGAGAGGGCTCAGGTCTCAGTTCCAAAGGACCTCTACGAGAAGGCTAAGAAGTACGTTGAGGAGCAGGGCACCTTCAGCTCAGTCGACGAGCTCGTCGAGTTCCTGCTGAGACAGCTGCTGGAGGAGCAGGGGGGCACGTCGATGAGTAAGGAGGACGAGGAGGCCGTGAAGGACAGGCTCAGGCGCCTCGGCTATCTCTGA
- a CDS encoding M1 family metallopeptidase, with product MSPRASIRRYAIFLDFDGFRYRGHEVIELETEEDLRLDAKGLKVTSVSASGRELQFAQDDEGVTIRTGRFSGAVEVDFEGEARDSLVGIYRAPYEGGYVISTQFESVHAREMFPCVDNPSYKARFKLSVRIDRDLHAISNTPIERVTLEGNKKVVEFMETPPMSTYLLYLGIGKWEEVVDRDGRYIVATVPGKTKYGSLALWAAKNSVGFYERYFGIPYPMPKMHLIAVPEFAFGAMENWGAISFRESALLAPESPDLAQRRRVVEVVAHEIAHQWFGDLVTMRWWDDLWLNESFATFMSYKAMSSFAPELMPWEAFLYGETDGAMVRDSLSTTHPIHVEVSTPDEIEAIFDEISYGKGASILRMIEYFLGESFRKGLSSYLEHHSYSNASANDLWTAIQPFTSVPVVDLMNDWIMKPGYPYIKVGVEGGRVRLEQHRFTISGGAEDLSYMVPVTLEVNGRRVDLVMRDREHVVDAGEEVKQLKANLDRAGFYRVLYSDLSRLAGLNQLETYGLLNDYYYFMLSGLVGRQDYLKVVDMNFNVTDYLPSLELSTELYNLYMVNPTTFMGRAVEFHRSQYALQSRRSEEQYRELAGVIAGRLANMDRAFADDLASHFGREVDPNLRQAVYIAYAVATGDLEGLRREHERQELDSEKIKVLNAVTKIRDRSVLRQAIDWVASSERKQNVLYVLTAALNPDGRDVLWEWLRGGGLDLLERAFSGTAIAERWLGNYLPFLGIGREREVEEFFTARPIGRSPGVRSGLELLRAYSRLRQ from the coding sequence GTGTCGCCCAGGGCCTCGATAAGGAGGTACGCGATATTCCTTGACTTCGATGGCTTCAGGTACAGGGGCCACGAGGTCATAGAGCTTGAAACCGAGGAGGACCTAAGGCTTGACGCCAAGGGCCTCAAGGTAACGTCCGTGAGTGCCAGCGGGAGGGAGCTCCAGTTCGCTCAGGACGACGAGGGGGTCACTATAAGGACTGGGAGGTTCTCAGGCGCCGTTGAGGTCGACTTTGAGGGCGAGGCCAGGGACAGCCTTGTTGGCATCTACAGGGCCCCCTACGAGGGCGGCTACGTCATATCAACTCAGTTCGAGTCGGTCCACGCGAGGGAGATGTTCCCGTGCGTCGACAACCCGTCGTACAAGGCCAGGTTCAAGCTCTCAGTCCGCATAGACAGGGACCTGCACGCCATCTCAAACACGCCCATAGAGAGGGTCACGCTCGAGGGGAACAAGAAGGTAGTTGAGTTCATGGAGACGCCTCCCATGTCGACATACCTGCTCTACCTCGGCATAGGTAAGTGGGAGGAGGTCGTCGACAGGGACGGCCGCTACATAGTAGCCACCGTGCCGGGGAAGACGAAGTACGGCTCCCTGGCCCTCTGGGCTGCCAAGAACAGCGTGGGCTTCTATGAGAGGTACTTCGGCATACCCTACCCAATGCCCAAGATGCACCTGATAGCGGTCCCTGAGTTCGCCTTCGGGGCAATGGAGAACTGGGGCGCCATATCGTTCAGGGAGAGCGCCCTCCTGGCCCCTGAGAGCCCTGACCTGGCCCAGCGCAGGAGGGTCGTGGAGGTGGTGGCCCACGAGATAGCTCACCAGTGGTTCGGCGACCTGGTTACGATGAGGTGGTGGGATGACCTCTGGCTCAACGAGAGCTTCGCCACGTTCATGAGCTACAAGGCCATGAGCTCCTTCGCCCCGGAGCTGATGCCGTGGGAGGCGTTCCTCTACGGCGAGACCGACGGGGCCATGGTGAGGGACTCCCTTAGCACCACCCATCCGATACACGTGGAGGTCTCAACACCTGATGAGATAGAGGCCATATTTGACGAGATAAGCTACGGCAAGGGGGCAAGCATACTCAGGATGATAGAGTACTTCCTGGGGGAGTCATTCAGGAAGGGCCTCTCCTCCTACCTGGAGCACCACAGCTACTCCAACGCCTCAGCGAACGACCTCTGGACTGCAATACAGCCCTTCACCTCCGTGCCCGTGGTAGACCTCATGAATGACTGGATAATGAAGCCTGGTTACCCGTACATCAAGGTCGGCGTAGAGGGCGGCAGGGTAAGGCTTGAGCAGCACAGGTTCACAATAAGCGGAGGGGCGGAGGACCTATCTTACATGGTGCCAGTGACGCTCGAGGTCAACGGGCGCAGGGTCGACCTCGTGATGCGCGACAGGGAGCACGTGGTGGACGCGGGCGAGGAGGTAAAGCAGCTCAAGGCGAACCTCGACAGGGCCGGCTTCTACAGGGTGCTCTACTCCGACCTCTCAAGGCTTGCAGGGCTGAACCAGCTTGAGACTTACGGGCTGCTGAACGACTACTACTACTTCATGCTCTCCGGCCTAGTGGGCAGACAGGACTACCTGAAGGTCGTGGACATGAACTTCAACGTCACAGACTACCTGCCGAGCCTTGAGCTCAGCACGGAGCTCTACAACCTCTACATGGTGAACCCGACGACATTCATGGGCAGGGCGGTGGAGTTCCACAGGTCGCAGTACGCCCTCCAGTCCAGGAGGTCTGAGGAGCAGTACAGGGAGCTGGCTGGCGTCATAGCTGGGAGGCTAGCAAACATGGACCGCGCCTTCGCGGACGACCTCGCGTCGCACTTCGGCAGGGAGGTTGACCCCAACCTTAGGCAGGCGGTCTACATAGCTTACGCCGTGGCAACTGGGGACCTTGAGGGCCTCAGGAGGGAGCACGAGAGGCAGGAGCTGGACTCTGAGAAGATCAAGGTGCTCAACGCGGTGACCAAGATAAGGGACAGGTCCGTGCTGAGGCAGGCCATTGACTGGGTGGCCTCAAGCGAGAGGAAGCAGAACGTGCTCTACGTGCTCACCGCTGCCCTCAACCCTGACGGCCGGGACGTGCTCTGGGAGTGGCTCAGGGGAGGAGGCCTTGACCTGCTAGAGAGGGCGTTCAGCGGCACTGCTATAGCTGAGAGGTGGCTCGGCAACTACCTGCCGTTCCTCGGCATAGGCAGGGAGAGGGAGGTGGAGGAGTTCTTCACGGCAAGGCCAATAGGGAGGAGCCCGGGCGTCAGGAGCGGCCTGGAGCTGCTGAGGGCCTACTCAAGGCTGAGACAATAA